From Actinopolymorpha sp. NPDC004070, the proteins below share one genomic window:
- a CDS encoding NAD(P)/FAD-dependent oxidoreductase, whose protein sequence is MSDDADAVVVGSGVNGLVAAAEFALAGWSVVLVERNRDIGGFIATEERTLPGYLHDTYSSWQPLFVSGAAYASLGDLLHKHGLEYRNTDGWTTGSVAADGRTTLLHRDPERTVAEFEHCEDRAAYLASLAFLAENMGSIGGLMSSELRSPALVRYSAGLVRRSGRHGMEQLLRSVATSGRGYARREYRGPEVDHLLVPWLLHAGLSPDHASGGLTAPLLAATLHGFGLPVVLGGAGRFVAAFRLLLDSLGVRVETGTRVERILVQEGRATGVLAGGRAIRARRAVVASVTPTALYDDLLPEGTVPPAIVEEARRFRYGRAAMQIHVALSGPIGWRDERLGTIPLVHLSDGSSSTGIACAEAEAGLLPRRPTLVVGQQYVLDPSRVPAGAASLWLQLQEVPHLPRGDAAGELDTASGWTAALAHGYAKRVLNQIAEHAPDLHDRTRAVDIVTPTDLEARNPNAVDGDPYGGSAELDQSYLWRPLPSAGRHATPVDGLWQIGASTHPGAGLNGASGHVVAKALTEPGRLTRLGERLARRT, encoded by the coding sequence GGTCGTCTTGGTCGAACGGAACCGGGACATCGGAGGTTTTATCGCCACAGAGGAGCGCACGCTCCCCGGCTATCTGCACGACACCTATTCCTCGTGGCAGCCGTTGTTCGTCTCCGGTGCGGCATACGCAAGTCTCGGCGACCTGCTGCACAAGCATGGTCTCGAGTACCGCAACACCGACGGTTGGACGACCGGGAGTGTGGCCGCCGACGGGCGGACGACGCTTCTACACCGGGACCCCGAACGCACTGTTGCGGAGTTCGAGCACTGTGAGGACCGGGCGGCCTATCTGGCCTCGCTGGCCTTCCTGGCCGAGAACATGGGGTCGATCGGTGGGCTCATGAGCAGTGAGCTTCGCTCGCCCGCGCTGGTGCGGTATTCGGCCGGGTTGGTCAGGAGGAGCGGCCGTCACGGCATGGAACAGCTGTTGCGTTCGGTTGCGACGAGCGGGCGCGGGTACGCGCGCCGGGAGTACCGCGGGCCAGAGGTGGATCACCTCCTGGTGCCGTGGCTGCTCCATGCCGGGCTGTCGCCGGACCACGCGTCGGGCGGGCTGACGGCGCCGTTGCTGGCCGCGACGCTGCACGGGTTCGGCCTCCCGGTGGTCCTGGGTGGGGCCGGTCGGTTCGTGGCGGCGTTCCGGTTGCTGCTGGACTCCCTCGGCGTGCGCGTGGAGACGGGGACACGGGTGGAACGCATCCTCGTCCAGGAGGGCCGCGCGACCGGCGTCCTGGCCGGCGGCAGGGCGATCCGGGCACGCCGGGCCGTGGTCGCCTCCGTGACCCCTACCGCGCTCTACGACGACCTGCTTCCGGAGGGGACAGTGCCGCCCGCGATCGTCGAGGAGGCTCGAAGGTTTCGTTACGGCCGGGCGGCGATGCAGATCCATGTCGCCCTGTCCGGACCGATCGGCTGGCGCGACGAACGCCTCGGCACGATTCCGCTCGTCCATCTGTCCGACGGGTCAAGCAGCACCGGGATCGCCTGCGCGGAGGCGGAGGCGGGGCTGCTGCCGAGGAGGCCGACATTGGTGGTCGGGCAGCAGTACGTCCTGGACCCGAGCCGGGTACCTGCCGGAGCCGCCAGCCTCTGGCTGCAACTCCAGGAGGTGCCGCACCTCCCGCGCGGGGACGCCGCCGGTGAGCTCGACACGGCCTCCGGCTGGACCGCCGCGCTCGCACATGGCTACGCCAAGCGGGTGCTGAACCAGATCGCCGAGCACGCACCCGATCTGCACGATCGGACCCGCGCGGTCGACATAGTGACTCCAACCGACCTAGAAGCGCGCAATCCGAACGCCGTCGACGGCGACCCGTACGGCGGTTCGGCGGAACTGGACCAAAGCTATCTGTGGCGCCCGTTACCCTCCGCCGGTCGACACGCGACCCCGGTGGACGGGCTCTGGCAGATCGGTGCCTCGACTCATCCGGGAGCCGGACTCAACGGAGCATCCGGCCACGTCGTCGCGAAGGCCCTCACCGAGCCTGGCCGACTGACCCGACTTGGTGAGCGACTGGCCAGGCGTACATGA
- a CDS encoding GAF domain-containing sensor histidine kinase: MTITPAEVDTLTKLLHSSLKMPTSSEQALHRREAWLQATVEITSAMLAGTGTDALWSLIASRARVASNADVALVVLPTGDPNWLMNVAVDGEGADTLLGQRVPLNGSIAGLALTTGEPQLWNDWGKHSNLYPPARSWVAPFGPGMSVPIVDPEGAQLGTFNVGKRRGRPNFDDLDVAMLSSFASQAVLAKQQEEHRTQAEGLRLLEERDRIARDMHDHVLQELFVTGMRLQSMAAAADAEPRARLRQRLLETVATLDDVIGQIRMTIFGLRPSPVPYQQSGDGARQRVLNVVHDATPSLGYAPSIHFTGPIELVDDAITGDLLAVVREALSNTARHAHATQVSVDVTVNGSGLTVRVCDNGRGIGDTTRRSGLRNLRVRAERHHGTFTIHSPGEGAALTWNVPLPPERA, translated from the coding sequence GTGACAATCACCCCCGCAGAGGTTGATACGTTGACTAAGTTGCTGCACAGTTCATTAAAGATGCCCACATCTAGCGAACAAGCGCTCCATCGTCGTGAGGCGTGGCTGCAGGCGACTGTGGAGATCACCTCGGCGATGCTGGCGGGCACCGGGACGGATGCGTTGTGGTCCCTCATCGCGAGCAGGGCCCGCGTGGCCTCGAATGCGGACGTGGCCCTGGTCGTGTTGCCTACCGGCGACCCGAACTGGCTGATGAACGTTGCCGTGGACGGCGAGGGCGCCGACACGCTACTGGGTCAGCGGGTTCCTCTGAACGGTTCAATCGCTGGACTGGCGTTGACCACCGGCGAGCCGCAGCTCTGGAACGACTGGGGCAAACACTCCAATCTCTACCCTCCAGCGCGCTCATGGGTGGCTCCCTTCGGTCCGGGCATGAGCGTCCCGATCGTGGACCCCGAGGGAGCCCAGTTGGGCACGTTCAACGTCGGCAAGCGTCGGGGCCGGCCCAACTTCGACGACCTGGACGTGGCAATGCTCAGTTCGTTCGCCTCGCAGGCCGTGCTGGCCAAGCAGCAGGAAGAACACCGCACCCAGGCCGAAGGTCTGCGCCTGCTGGAAGAGCGCGACCGGATCGCCCGCGACATGCACGACCACGTCCTCCAGGAACTCTTCGTCACCGGAATGAGACTGCAGAGCATGGCCGCTGCCGCAGACGCCGAACCCCGCGCGCGGCTGCGGCAGCGGCTGCTGGAGACGGTGGCCACGCTCGATGACGTCATCGGCCAGATCCGTATGACGATCTTCGGGCTTCGCCCCTCCCCGGTGCCGTACCAGCAGTCCGGTGATGGCGCGCGGCAACGAGTGTTGAACGTCGTTCACGACGCCACCCCGTCACTCGGGTACGCGCCGTCGATCCACTTCACCGGCCCGATCGAACTGGTCGACGACGCCATCACCGGCGATCTCCTCGCGGTCGTCCGCGAAGCACTGTCCAACACCGCTCGGCACGCCCACGCCACCCAGGTCAGCGTCGACGTCACCGTCAACGGCAGCGGCCTGACCGTCCGTGTCTGCGACAACGGACGCGGCATCGGCGACACGACCCGCCGCAGCGGCCTGCGCAACCTCCGTGTCCGCGCCGAACGCCACCACGGCACCTTCACCATCCACAGCCCTGGCGAGGGCGCCGCCCTGACCTGGAACGTCCCTCTTCCTCCCGAACGGGCCTAG